GGGAAGGGAATCAACTTTGACAAGCATATGGATAAAAACGGTAACACTTTGCTCCATATTATTTTGAAAGGATTGCAAGAATCCCAAATCCTCAACGAagatttgaatttgatcaatgtTAATCAggtcaacaacaagtctaTGACACCATTGACATTGTACGTGAAGTACAGTAGGGCTGATAATTTGGAAACGCTTCTAAGTGACAAAAGAATATTCttttatcaagaagaacccaaaaacttgtACAACGTATTCGACTACTTGAGTTTTCTGGCAGGAAAGCCAACAACCCAAACGAAGGTGTTCAAGAGAATCGAACGGTTGGTATACGCATATGCCTTTAAAAACTATACTCCAGAAACCAATGATACCCGGCTCATTGCAACAAATGCCAGATTTGATCCGAATTCCAAGGATTGGGTGATCTTTTTTCGAATCAAAGAAGCCCAGAAAGACGAACAAACCGTTTTCGAAACTTTGGACAAGTTACGACAGATGGTACAGTTATTTGAACTAGCCAACCCGTTTGTTGCCTTCCCACATAGAGACAAAATCTGGATGAACTACTATGCTGACAAACAAACAGTTCCGGTGTTTTCCAAATATAGGATTAACCGATTGTTAGAAACTATAAACTTATACTTGAACGCCTTGGTTGTCTATTCTCCCGACCAGGTAAACAGTTTCTATCGAACCTTCACACATAACCGGAAAAGCAACAAACTGGCTTTTGATACTATTAAAGATATCAGTAATGACCAAGAGAggatcaagaagttgttaGGGGAAGTGATGCTTTCCAGTATCCAAATAACGGAAATTGAGACCTTTTTAAACTATACCTGGTCTGATTTGGAATTGTACAAAAAgcacatcaccaaaataaATAAGCTCCTATCAGTATATGATATTAAATTAACTGATGCAAGATGTATCTCAGACAGGTTCCTCGTTAAGGTAGTAAGCAGTGGAGTTGTACCATCCATCCTTGAAACCATGAAGTTTCAATATATTGGTGGTCATAGACATACCAACTCATATTCGACGTTGTTCGAGTTTACTAATTGGATTGAATTGGCTATCGAAGAATTATTAATAAGTGTTTCGAAAGTCTTAATCAAGCTTGATGCATGGCGTGAAATCTTTGGGAAAATACAAGCCATTAACACCGAGTTAAGGAAATATGAGAACAAAGCCCACCTTCACAGTCATGATCTTTCAACGGAAGAAGTCCCGGAAAATGGTAGTACAATATCTCCCCatcattcttcttcacctgAAACCTCAACTCCAGCAGCATTCTTCAcctttggacttgaaaataaAAAGTCCAGGTACAAAAgattattgttgttgaaagcaGAGGAAGTCAAAAACATCATGAGTTTGAACTCAGAGATCAGACTCGACCACGATACAATTGCGTCTGAAACATCCAAATTTCTTAAATTTAAGTCCAAATTTCTCCTATTTGGGATTCAGCAATTCACCCATCACCATCTTGTGCAACTTAGCCAAAGGCAgcatcaactccaacggttactttcttcttgtaaGACTTAGCAGCCATTCCTGTATAAACATCGAAGTTTCCAGAACCAGAATTTTCGcgccatcaacaaatttaATTTAATTAGATCAAGACACCATCCACAAAGTTCACATCACATTTTGATATCATGGCTATCGACAACAAGGACATTGCGTTATCAATTAtcgagtttttgaagacttcaGTCGTTAATAAGACTGTGTCGGAAGACTATGCCGACTCTATGGAAGTTGCAATCGACTGTATTGCCGACTCCTTCGAAGTCGATAAGGACACCAAATCTGCAAAGTTGGGAGGCAAACCTTTATCCGAGTTGATCTCAGCGGGTTTGCTTGGCTCTGCCACTGCCGCCACTACTGGTACCACCCACCAAGTCGATGAAGCCACCAAGGCTAAAGCTGATGCTTTGAAATTGGAAGGCAACAGAGCAATGGCTGCCAAAGACTTTAAGACTGCAATTGTAAAGTACACTGCGGCCATTGAATTGGACTCCACCAACGTTGTGTATTTATCCAACAGAGCTGCTGCTTACTCGTCGGACTTGAATCACCAACAGGCtgttgttgatgctgaAAAAGCCATTGAGTTAGACcccaacttctccaagtcatACTCTAGATTAggattggccaagtacGCATTAGGTGACGCCAAAGCCGCTATGGATGCTTATAAGAAAGGTTTGGACGTGGAAAGTGAAAAGCCTTCGGATGCCATGAAAAGAGGTTATGAAACTGCCAAGCGtagagttgaagaagaattggaaagagAAATGCCCAGTTCTGAAGTGGCTAGCACCGACAGAGAAACCCCATCTCCTGAGGCTAGCACCGGAGCTGGTTCCGGAGCCGGTGCCGGCGGTTTACCCGACCTTGCCAGCATGTTCGGGGGAGGTGCCGGAGGAATGCCCAATATTTCTGACATGATGAACAACCCTCAACTCATGCAAGCGGCCCAACTGATGATGCTGAACCCCGACGCCATGGcaaacttgatgaacaatCCCATGATCAGAAATATGGCTCAAAGCTTTGGTTTGGGAGGAGAAAACGGACAAATGCCAGATTTGTCTGAGATCATGAACAACCCAGCATTGAGAAACATGTTTGGTGGTAGCGGCCAGGGTGAAAACTAGAACTGATGTACTACGTCCCGGATATTTTATATGTATATAATGTAATGTCTAATTTCCATGAGTCAAGTGAGTATATCTCAACCTATTTTTTTCTCCGAGTCTTGGAGCAAAAGTTTCCTAAGCGGAATACATATCTTTACTGCCATTAAACTAAATACTAGCTCATTCTTTGTTTAAACTTCAGTATCATGTTCGGAATGAACAGGAGATCATCTAGGGTACTTAGAGGAGTTTCAATGGGTTCTTTACAGCTGAATTGCAAACGATTCAATTCTACTGTTTCTCCGAAACCCACCTCTCAAGGTGTACTCCTAAAGACATTAATATTCACCACTGGGTCTGTGTTTGGTGCATTCCTCTACCAGAAGGAAGAACAGCGGCAGACTCTCAATACCAATTCCACCTTGAAGCTT
The sequence above is drawn from the Yamadazyma tenuis chromosome 3, complete sequence genome and encodes:
- the sgt2 gene encoding Small glutamine-rich tetratricopeptide repeat-containing protein 2 (COG:S; EggNog:ENOG503NWJA), with translation MAIDNKDIALSIIEFLKTSVVNKTVSEDYADSMEVAIDCIADSFEVDKDTKSAKLGGKPLSELISAGLLGSATAATTGTTHQVDEATKAKADALKLEGNRAMAAKDFKTAIVKYTAAIELDSTNVVYLSNRAAAYSSDLNHQQAVVDAEKAIELDPNFSKSYSRLGLAKYALGDAKAAMDAYKKGLDVESEKPSDAMKRGYETAKRRVEEELEREMPSSEVASTDRETPSPEASTGAGSGAGAGGLPDLASMFGGGAGGMPNISDMMNNPQLMQAAQSMMSNPDAMANLMNNPMIRNMAQSFGLGGENGQMPDLSEIMNNPALRNMFGGSGQGEN